Proteins from a single region of Labedella gwakjiensis:
- a CDS encoding alpha/beta fold hydrolase, producing MPDTTVDDVRIHFEALGEESAEPLVLIGGGATQLIDWRDEFCALLVAEGFRVIRFDHRDTGLSQRFGGGVDAVDGGYSVAEAAEDVLRVLDTLGIESAHLAGHSMGGIMAQYLAIDHPGRVRSMAILSAIPGLDPAYLAPSEIAAGEADPVPFPALPREEAIEQFVAYQRSMHVTAYEFDEDDEREHAARQIDRGYEPNGFQRHGAALRRADDRLERLRSVTVPTTVIHGRLDPQLRPLAAELTAEAIPGADLHIIEGMGHRLERDLWPDYVAMIAGNARRAKGHDHA from the coding sequence ATGCCCGACACCACGGTGGACGATGTCCGCATCCACTTCGAGGCGCTCGGTGAGGAGTCCGCCGAGCCTCTCGTGCTCATCGGCGGGGGAGCCACCCAGCTCATCGACTGGCGGGACGAGTTCTGCGCGCTCCTCGTGGCCGAGGGCTTCCGGGTGATCCGCTTCGACCACCGCGACACCGGGCTGTCCCAGCGCTTCGGCGGCGGGGTCGACGCCGTGGACGGCGGCTACTCCGTGGCCGAGGCGGCGGAGGACGTGCTGCGCGTGCTCGACACCCTCGGCATCGAGAGCGCCCACCTCGCGGGCCACTCGATGGGCGGGATCATGGCGCAGTACCTCGCGATCGACCACCCGGGCCGTGTCCGGAGCATGGCGATCCTGTCCGCGATCCCGGGGCTCGATCCCGCGTACCTCGCGCCGTCGGAGATCGCAGCGGGAGAGGCCGACCCCGTGCCGTTCCCGGCGCTCCCGCGGGAGGAGGCGATCGAGCAGTTCGTGGCCTACCAGCGGTCGATGCACGTGACCGCCTACGAGTTCGACGAGGACGACGAGCGGGAGCACGCCGCGCGCCAGATCGATCGGGGATACGAGCCGAACGGCTTCCAGCGGCACGGCGCTGCGCTCCGGCGCGCCGACGACCGGCTCGAACGGCTCCGCTCCGTGACCGTTCCGACCACGGTGATCCACGGTCGGCTCGATCCCCAGCTGCGCCCGCTCGCCGCCGAGCTCACGGCCGAGGCGATCCCGGGCGCCGACCTCCATATCATCGAGGGCATGGGGCACCGCCTCGAACGGGACCTCTGGCCCGACTACGTGGCGATGATCGCCGGCAACGCCCGGCGGGCGAAGGGACACGACCATGCGTGA
- a CDS encoding nucleoside kinase has protein sequence MGRRNYLIEGVSGSGKTAVCHELRRRGVQAINGDRELAYQGDPSTGEERNDIVGLAVHDHHLWRTEEVAAIAADRSQPATFFCGGSRNVATFVHLFDEVFVLVVGAAELNRRLDARPPDEWGGRGRVDERALIQRLHATGAGLPTNATLIDAEAPLSEVVDVILRRASLAL, from the coding sequence GTGGGTCGACGCAACTATCTGATCGAGGGCGTTTCCGGGTCAGGCAAGACCGCGGTCTGTCATGAGTTGCGTCGCCGCGGCGTCCAGGCGATCAACGGTGATCGCGAACTCGCCTACCAGGGCGATCCGAGCACCGGTGAGGAGCGCAACGACATCGTCGGGCTGGCAGTGCACGATCACCACCTCTGGCGGACGGAGGAGGTCGCGGCGATCGCCGCCGACCGGAGCCAGCCCGCCACCTTCTTCTGTGGCGGGTCGCGCAATGTCGCCACGTTCGTGCATCTCTTCGACGAGGTCTTCGTCCTCGTCGTCGGAGCCGCAGAACTGAACAGACGGCTCGACGCCCGACCGCCCGACGAGTGGGGCGGGCGGGGGCGAGTGGACGAACGGGCTCTCATCCAGCGACTGCACGCGACCGGCGCGGGCCTGCCGACGAATGCCACCCTGATCGACGCAGAGGCCCCACTTTCCGAGGTCGTCGACGTCATCCTTCGCAGGGCGTCGCTCGCCCTCTGA
- a CDS encoding M20 metallopeptidase family protein gives MTGAFDASALLDDLVAVRRRLHGVAEVGLELPDTQRVLLEHLDGLGLEITTGDGLSSVTAVLRGGRSGPVVLLRADMDALPIVEATGLPFASTSGAMHACGHDLHMAGLLGAVRLLHAHRSELPGTVVFMFQPGEEGFAGGRMMIEEGVLDAAGERPVAAFAAHVDCVTPAGAFVTRSGPIMASASGLRVRVVGTGGHAAWPQHAVDPVPIAAEIVLAFQSFVARRVPATDPAVVSVTRIESESTAVNVLATGVVLEANIRTLSRETFALVRERLTALAEGVAAAHGATVEIEYIDSYPVTINDPAETAFVFEVLDELYGADRVVRLPSASMASEDFAYVLEQVPGTLLFLGAQPAGAPAEGAPGMHSEHAVFDDSVLGVQAEALAELAWRRLDRTPSR, from the coding sequence GTGACCGGGGCCTTCGACGCCTCCGCCCTGCTCGACGACCTCGTCGCGGTGCGCCGGCGTCTGCACGGGGTCGCCGAGGTGGGCCTCGAGCTGCCCGACACGCAGCGCGTGCTCCTCGAACATCTGGACGGGCTCGGCCTCGAGATCACGACGGGCGACGGGCTCTCCTCCGTCACCGCGGTGCTCCGCGGCGGACGATCCGGCCCCGTCGTCCTGCTGCGCGCCGACATGGACGCGCTCCCGATCGTCGAGGCGACGGGCCTGCCGTTCGCGAGCACGAGCGGCGCGATGCACGCGTGCGGGCACGACCTCCACATGGCGGGGCTGCTCGGGGCCGTGCGGCTCCTCCACGCTCATCGGTCCGAGCTGCCGGGCACCGTCGTCTTCATGTTCCAGCCGGGGGAGGAGGGCTTCGCCGGCGGACGGATGATGATCGAGGAGGGCGTGCTCGACGCGGCGGGGGAGCGCCCCGTCGCGGCTTTCGCGGCTCACGTCGATTGCGTCACCCCGGCTGGCGCCTTCGTGACGCGATCGGGCCCGATCATGGCGAGCGCGAGCGGCCTGCGTGTGCGCGTCGTCGGCACAGGCGGTCACGCCGCGTGGCCGCAGCACGCCGTCGACCCGGTGCCGATCGCGGCGGAGATCGTGCTCGCGTTCCAGTCGTTCGTCGCGCGCCGTGTTCCCGCCACGGACCCGGCCGTCGTCTCCGTGACGCGCATCGAGAGCGAGTCCACCGCGGTCAACGTCCTCGCGACCGGCGTCGTGCTCGAGGCCAACATCCGCACGCTGTCCCGGGAGACGTTCGCGCTCGTGCGGGAGCGCCTCACCGCGCTCGCGGAGGGCGTCGCCGCGGCCCACGGCGCGACGGTCGAGATCGAGTACATCGACTCGTACCCTGTCACGATCAACGATCCGGCCGAGACGGCGTTCGTCTTCGAGGTGCTCGACGAGCTGTACGGAGCGGACCGTGTGGTGCGGCTCCCGTCCGCGTCGATGGCATCGGAGGACTTCGCCTACGTGCTCGAGCAGGTGCCCGGCACGCTCCTCTTCCTGGGCGCGCAGCCGGCCGGTGCTCCCGCGGAGGGGGCGCCAGGCATGCACTCGGAGCACGCCGTCTTCGACGACTCCGTGCTCGGTGTCCAGGCCGAGGCCCTCGCGGAGCTCGCCTGGCGTCGCCTCGACCGCACCCCGTCGCGCTGA
- a CDS encoding amidohydrolase, with product MSTTPSAGRGRTGGLLLRDARLLGVAEPRDVLLSGGRIARVAPSGLAAPGLPELRLDGRHLAPGLWDGHVHFTQWVVRRERIDLSPADSAAAAVAIMRAALPVSDADVVVGYGFRDALWSDAPTRAALDAIAPDRPVMLISGDLHCGWLNSAAGRRYGLDLPDDGVLRETEWIGALGVHDRGTQPSLDAYAAAARAAASRGVVGVVEFENQDNATIWPDRVAAGVDSLRVEGSVWPDRLDEAIARGLRTGDVLDDAGLVTFGRLKIVVDGSLNTRTAYCWAPYPGLDPADPHSYGVQSVTPERLVELLATAHAHGIAPAVHAIGDQANTQVIDAFESLGIAGVVEHAQLVSDDDFARFGRLGLTASVQPEHAMDDRDVADRHWHGRTDRAFAFRSLHNAGATVHLGSDAPVAPLDPWLAISAAVSRSRDGRDPWHPEQNLPVDLALAASARGRFTITEGEVADLVVLDADPLAATPDALRKMPVAATLLGGRFTWNDLEDPR from the coding sequence ATGAGTACCACCCCCTCGGCCGGTCGTGGACGGACCGGCGGTCTCCTCCTGCGCGATGCGCGCCTCCTCGGCGTCGCCGAACCGCGTGACGTGCTGCTCTCCGGTGGTCGGATCGCGCGTGTCGCACCGTCGGGACTCGCGGCCCCCGGCCTTCCCGAGCTGCGCCTCGACGGGCGGCACCTCGCGCCGGGACTCTGGGACGGTCACGTGCACTTCACGCAGTGGGTCGTGCGCCGTGAGCGTATCGACCTCTCTCCCGCGGACAGCGCGGCGGCGGCCGTCGCGATCATGCGCGCGGCGCTCCCCGTCTCGGACGCCGACGTGGTCGTCGGCTACGGCTTCCGCGACGCGCTCTGGTCGGATGCCCCCACCCGTGCGGCCCTCGACGCGATCGCCCCCGATCGACCGGTCATGCTCATCAGCGGCGACCTCCACTGCGGATGGCTCAACTCGGCCGCCGGTCGCCGATACGGTCTCGACCTGCCGGATGACGGGGTGCTCCGCGAGACCGAGTGGATCGGCGCGCTCGGCGTGCACGACCGCGGGACGCAGCCGAGCCTCGACGCCTACGCCGCGGCCGCGCGGGCCGCGGCCTCCCGCGGTGTGGTGGGCGTCGTCGAGTTCGAGAACCAGGACAACGCGACGATCTGGCCGGACCGCGTCGCCGCGGGAGTCGACTCCCTGCGGGTGGAGGGGTCCGTGTGGCCTGACCGCCTCGATGAGGCGATCGCGCGGGGTCTGCGGACCGGCGACGTGCTCGACGACGCTGGGCTCGTGACCTTCGGGCGGCTCAAGATCGTCGTCGACGGCTCCCTCAACACCCGCACCGCGTACTGCTGGGCACCGTACCCGGGCCTCGACCCCGCCGACCCGCACTCCTACGGGGTGCAGAGCGTCACACCCGAGCGACTCGTGGAGCTCCTCGCCACGGCCCACGCGCACGGCATCGCGCCGGCCGTGCACGCCATCGGCGACCAGGCCAACACCCAGGTGATCGACGCGTTCGAGTCCCTGGGGATCGCGGGCGTCGTGGAGCACGCGCAGCTCGTCTCGGACGACGACTTCGCGCGCTTCGGTCGCCTCGGGCTCACGGCGAGCGTGCAACCGGAGCATGCGATGGACGACCGCGACGTGGCCGACCGGCACTGGCACGGCCGCACCGACCGGGCGTTCGCGTTCCGCTCCCTCCACAACGCTGGAGCCACGGTCCATCTCGGCTCCGACGCACCCGTCGCCCCGCTCGACCCCTGGCTCGCGATCTCCGCCGCCGTGTCACGCTCCCGCGACGGCCGTGATCCGTGGCATCCCGAGCAGAACCTCCCCGTCGACCTCGCGCTCGCCGCGAGCGCCCGTGGCCGCTTCACGATCACGGAGGGAGAGGTCGCCGACCTCGTCGTGCTCGACGCGGATCCGCTCGCCGCCACGCCCGACGCGCTCCGAAAGATGCCCGTCGCGGCGACGCTCCTCGGCGGTCGCTTCACCTGGAACGATCTGGAGGACCCGCGCTGA
- a CDS encoding FMN-binding negative transcriptional regulator has translation MRENPDYALTRVEDAKALIRAAPWATMMSATSTGPVASHYPFILDETESDDEAITLVSHVGRPDERLHELGSRELLVVFYGPSGYISPSWYEVDPAVPTWDFATVHAYGVPEILSDEENLAVLERLVDHFEDPLPNPFRMRGTIATSAYAERIVAGTVGFRLRVTRFVGKEKMSQDKPVEVLERVVAALDRPGPYENPELAARIRLVNGLRSS, from the coding sequence ATGCGTGAGAACCCCGACTACGCCCTCACTCGAGTCGAGGACGCGAAAGCGCTCATCCGCGCCGCTCCCTGGGCCACGATGATGAGCGCCACGAGCACAGGACCCGTCGCGTCGCACTACCCGTTCATCCTCGACGAGACCGAGTCGGACGACGAGGCGATCACGCTCGTCTCCCACGTGGGCCGACCGGACGAGCGCCTGCACGAGCTCGGCTCGCGCGAACTCCTCGTGGTGTTCTACGGCCCCTCCGGCTACATCTCGCCGTCCTGGTACGAGGTGGACCCCGCCGTCCCCACGTGGGACTTCGCCACCGTGCACGCGTACGGCGTGCCCGAGATCCTGAGCGACGAGGAGAACCTCGCCGTCCTCGAACGACTCGTCGACCACTTCGAGGACCCACTGCCGAACCCGTTCCGGATGCGCGGGACCATCGCGACCTCGGCCTATGCCGAGCGCATCGTCGCGGGAACCGTGGGCTTCCGGCTCCGCGTCACGCGATTCGTCGGCAAGGAGAAGATGAGCCAGGACAAGCCCGTCGAGGTCCTCGAACGGGTCGTCGCCGCACTCGACCGGCCCGGGCCGTACGAGAACCCGGAACTCGCGGCGCGCATCCGTCTTGTGAACGGACTGCGGTCCTCGTGA
- a CDS encoding SRPBCC family protein, translating to MPVVESRLTVPVDPATAFAVSQTTGEIRLRWDPFIRRQRFLDGATTAAKDVRTETVQRFGLRMVTRYVSYNPPTNVGMTMTEGSWFFEKFGAGWRFSPDPIDSARTLVVWRYNFTCTPRWLAPMAERIGALILQRDIDRRIEGFARGCADPVVLEAIRRP from the coding sequence GTGCCCGTCGTCGAGTCCCGCCTCACCGTCCCCGTCGACCCCGCGACGGCCTTCGCGGTCTCGCAGACCACCGGCGAGATCCGGCTCCGTTGGGACCCGTTCATCCGCCGCCAGCGCTTCCTCGACGGGGCGACGACCGCGGCGAAGGACGTGCGGACGGAGACCGTCCAGCGGTTCGGGCTCCGCATGGTCACGCGGTACGTGTCGTACAACCCGCCGACGAACGTGGGGATGACGATGACGGAGGGGTCCTGGTTCTTCGAGAAGTTCGGCGCCGGGTGGAGGTTCAGCCCCGACCCGATCGACTCCGCGCGCACACTCGTCGTCTGGCGCTACAACTTCACCTGCACGCCGCGGTGGCTCGCGCCGATGGCCGAGCGCATCGGTGCCCTCATCCTGCAGCGCGACATCGACAGGCGGATCGAAGGCTTCGCGCGCGGCTGCGCCGACCCGGTCGTGCTCGAGGCGATCAGGAGGCCGTGA